One part of the Solanum dulcamara chromosome 3, daSolDulc1.2, whole genome shotgun sequence genome encodes these proteins:
- the LOC129881808 gene encoding probable linoleate 9S-lipoxygenase 5: protein MGCAEILEKLLETVCGKQRDVPVERDSIKIKGIVVLMKKNVLNFKDAGSAFLDRMHELFGKRVSLQLISAVQPDPGNGSKGKLGKPAILEWASSKTWISVEEAAFNIIFDWDESIGVPGAFVIKNNHHSQFYLKTLTLEDVPGHGEVHFVCNSWVYPPHRYNYDRVFFSNKTYLPCNTPELLQSYRNEELVNLRGTGSGMLKEWDRVYDYAVYNDLGYDRPVLGRSKDYPYPRRARTSRPLTKRDSNLERRLPPLSLNIYVPRDELFNHVKFKDFLTYGGTAIVRVIIPEMASVLARPFNEFNSFKHVLEVYKDSAEERSRECMPWKILKGQFHKYPIPHVIEEDNSAWRTDEEFGREMLAGVNPVIIQRLQEFPPTSKLNPEVYGNQTSKITREQIEKYMDGLTVDDAIENNRLFILNYHDKLLPYLKRVNSTTTKTYASRTLLLLQDDGTLKPLAIELSLPHPQGDKHGSSSQVFTPCNDDSIEGYVWHLAKAYVAVNDSGYHQLISHWLNTHAVIEPFIIAANRQLSVIHPIYKLLQPHFRDTLYVNALARQILINAGGILELTVFPSKYAMEMSSVIYKNWVFTEQSLPADLLKRGVAVPDPSQPHGLKLLIKDYPFAVDGLEIWSAIEAWVDEYCSFYYSTDDMIRDDTELQSWWMEVRDEGHGDLKDEPWWPLMQTRAELIETCTIIIWVASALHAAVNFGQYPYAGYLPNRPTVSRRFMPEPGTPEYAELESNHERAYLNTITAQLQTLMGISLIEMLSMHSTDEIYLGQRDTPEWTCDRQPRQALQTFSDKLVEIENRIIERNNDSILKNRNGPVQMPYTLLYPNATGDKSATGLTGKGIPNSVSI from the exons ATGGGTTGTGCAGAGATACTGGAGAAATTGCTGGAAACAGTTTGCGGAAAGCAGCGCGATGTTCCAGTAGAACGTGATTCCATTAAGATCAAGGGGATTGTTGTATTGATGAAGAAAAATGTTTTGAACTTTAAGGATGCTGGTTCTGCATTTCTTGATCGAATGCACGAGCTCTTTGGCAAACGCGTTTCCCTACAGCTCATCAGTGCTGTACAGCCTGATCCTG GAAATGGATCAAAAGGGAAGTTGGGAAAACCAGCAATATTGGAATGGGCATCCTCCAAGACTTGGATATCAGTGGAAGAAGCAGCATTCAATATTATATTTGACTGGGATGAGTCAATAGGAGTTCCTGGTGCTTTCGTTATAAAGAACAATCACCATAGCCAGTTTTACCTGAAGACTCTCACTTTAGAAGATGTTCCTGGACATGGTGAAGTTCATTTTGTCTGCAATTCTTGGGTGTATCCACCACATCGCTACAACTATGATCGTGTATTTTTCAGCAACAAG ACATACCTGCCATGCAACACACCAGAACTACTTCAGTCATACAGGAATGAAGAGCTCGTTAATCTTCGGGGTACAGGTTCTGGCATGCTCAAGGAATGGGACAGGGTTTATGACTATGCTGTCTACAATGATTTAGGCTATGATCGACCTGTGCTTGGTCGATCTAAGGATTATCCATATCCGCGTAGAGCCAGAACAAGCCGTCCACTGACTAAAAGAG ATTCTAACTTAGAGAGACGGTTGCCACCTCTGAGTTTGAACATTTATGTTCCGCGAGATGAGCTTTTCAACCATGTGAAGTTTAAAGATTTCCTTACATATGGTGGCACAGCAATTGTTCGGGTCATAATTCCAGAGATGGCGTCTGTGTTAGCCAGACCTTTTAACGAGTTTAACAGCTTCAAACATGTACTAGAAGTCTACAAAGATAGCGCTGAGGAAAGGTCCAGGGAATGCATGCCATGGAAAATACTCAAAGGGCAATTtcataagtatccaattcctcATGTGATTGAAG AAGATAACTCAGCATGGAGGACAGATGAAGAATTTGGACGTGAAATGCTGGCCGGAGTTAACCCTGTGATTATCCAGCGTCTACAG GAATTTCCACCCACAAGCAAGCTAAATCCTGAAGTATATGGCAATCAGACCAGTAAAATAACAAGGGAGCAGATTGAGAAATACATGGATGGACTAACTGTGGATGAT GCAATAGAGAATAACAGGCTATTCATCTTGAATTATCATGACAAACTTTTGCCTTATCTTAAACGGGTTAACTCAACAACCACAAAGACCTATGCTAGTCGTACCCTCCTTTTACTCCAAGACGATGGAACATTGAAGCCACTTGCAATTGAACTGAGCTTACCACATCCACAAGGAGATAAACATGGTTCCAGCAGTCAAGTATTTACCCCATGTAATGATGACAGCATCGAAGGATATGTCTGGCATCTGGCCAAAGCTTATGTTGCTGTAAATGACTCTGGATATCATCAGCTCATCAGTCACTG GCTGAACACTCATGCAGTGATAGAGCCATTCATTATAGCAGCAAACAGACAATTGAGTGTGATTCATCCAATCTATAAGCTTCTACAACCCCACTTCCGCGATACATTGTATGTCAATGCTTTGGCTCGGCAGATCCTCATTAATGCAGGTGGAATACTTGAATTGACAGTATTCCCATCCAAGTATGCCATGGAAATGTCTTCTGTCATCTATAAGAATTGGGTGTTCACTGAGCAGTCACTCCCTGCAGATCTACTTAAAAG AGGAGTTGCAGTGCCAGACCCAAGCCAACCTCATGGCCTTAAACTTCTGATAAAGGATTATCCTTTCGCAGTTGATGGACTTGAGATTTGGTCAGCAATCGAAGCCTGGGTTGATGAATACTGTTCATTCTATTACTCAACTGATGACATGATCCGTGATGACACTGAACTACAGTCATGGTGGATGGAAGTTCGCGATGAAGGTCACGGTGACTTGAAAGATGAACCATGGTGGCCTCTAATGCAGACACGAGCTGAACTCATCGAAACATGCACAATTATTATATGGGTGGCTTCTGCTCTTCATGCAGCTGTCAACTTCGGGCAATATCCTTATGCTGGTTACCTCCCAAATCGTCCAACAGTAAGTCGAAGATTCATGCCTGAGCCAGGCACCCCTGAGTATGCTGAGCTTGAGTCAAACCATGAGCGCGCCTACCTAAACACAATCACAGCTCAGTTACAAACTCTTATGGGCATCTCATTGATAGAGATGTTATCCATGCATTCTACAGATGAGATTTATCTCGGGCAACGAGACACTCCTGAATGGACTTGTGATCGACAACCACGACAAGCATTGCAGACATTCAGTGACAAATTAGTTGAAATTGAAAACAGAATAATTGAAAGGAACAATGACAGTATATTAAAGAACAGAAATGGACCTGTACAGATGCCTTATACATTACTATATCCAAATGCCACAGGTGACAAGAGTGCAACAGGACTTACTGGCAAGGGAATCCCCAATAGTGTCTCAATATGA